From Rutidosis leptorrhynchoides isolate AG116_Rl617_1_P2 chromosome 3, CSIRO_AGI_Rlap_v1, whole genome shotgun sequence, a single genomic window includes:
- the LOC139897346 gene encoding plant-specific TFIIB-related protein PTF2-like, translating into MSSCKNCNSKTLTVDSATGNIECTSCGVVQGINNYDQVTFNRDGPTGINVRLGTSGSRFDYSYRETKVYLAQKIVSEILCKLDLENRVDEVNHMIKLITEEEYGSGNWFNVLVGACVYVVMRKANKWMPLTSVCDSVGCDSYELGRMVSRVVEHLELTLPEFDMVGLFERVVKELVVEKGNIGKDKIGRIVKQGVFLVQCMIKWYVTTGRRPVPVVVAVIVFVCEVNDVEISMEDLASQLNVVVSTCKFRYKELLKRLVDVARENLPWGNDVNVRNIMKNVPNVIQYMEVKSMCNREKEEKSLEEIGVDLEMLVSDCLNQNGEDSTDWEIEDLEKLNVSSECLSEIYLKYLDDYSNMKGKTDTMKDVRSKRSDILVDMPEYWSGNSELSKKLFLDQILEKDVGLNVMPPSFIKGCLKTKRIKEKIKAAKMRIEKIRRPSTDVNGFDDECVKVSVKSSKRKRKEKKVDIDWEDFVIETLLLHQVKEEEIEKGYYNTLLDLHVFNSGT; encoded by the coding sequence ATGAGTTCGTGCAAAAATTGCAATTCCAAAACCCTAACTGTTGATTCAGCAACCGGAAACATAGAATGCACATCATGCGGCGTCGTTCAAGGTATTAATAATTACGATCAAGTAACCTTCAACCGTGACGGACCGACCGGAATCAACGTCCGATTAGGTACATCTGGATCTCGGTTTGATTATTCTTATCGTGAAACAAAAGTATATTTAGCTCAAAAGATAGTTTCAGAGATACTGTGCAAACTTGATTTAGAAAATAGAGTTGATGAAGTTAATCATATGATTAAATTGATAACGGAAGAAGAATACGGTTCAGGTAATTGGTTTAATGTACTTGTTGGTGCTTGTGTATACGTCGTTATGCGAAAAGCAAATAAATGGATGCCGTTAACGAGCGTTTGCGATAGTGTAGGGTGTGATAGTTATGAGTTAGGTAGAATGGTGTCTAGAGTTGTTGAACATCTTGAATTGACGTTACCTGAATTCGATATGGTCGGTTTATTTGAGAGAGTTGTTAAGGAATTGGTTGTGGAAAAGGGTAACATTGGGAAAGATAAAATCGGGAGGATTGTTAAACAAGGTGTGTTTTTGGTGCAATGTATGATTAAGTGGTATGTGACAACTGGGCGAAGGCCGGTTCCGGTTGTTGTGGCGGTTATTGTGTTTGTTTGTGAAGTTAATGATGTTGAGATTAGTATGGAGGATTTAGCGAGTCAGTTAAATGTGGTGGTTAGTACATGTAAGTTTAGGTATAAGGAGCTTTTGAAAAGGTTAGTGGATGTTGCAAGAGAGAATTTGCCATGGGGGAACGATGTTAATGTTAGGAATATTATGAAGAATGTTCCAAATGTAATTCAATATATGGAGGTCAAGTCGATGTGTAAtcgtgaaaaagaagaaaagagtttGGAGGAAATTGGAGTCGATTTGGAAATGTTAGTGAGTGATTGTTTAAATCAAAATGGTGAGGATTCAACTGATTGGGAAATTGAAGATCTTGAAAAGCTTAATGTTTCTTCTGAATGTTTATCCGAGATTTACTTAAAGTATTTGGATGATTATTCAAATATGAAGGGGAAAACGGATACGATGAAGGATGTTAGGAGTAAAAGATCTGATATTTTGGTTGATATGCCAGAGTATTGGAGTGGGAACTCAGAATTAAGCAAAAAGCTTTTTCTTGATCAGATATTGGAAAAAGATGTTGGATTGAATGTTATGCCCCCGTCTTTTATTAAAGGTTGTTTAAAAACAAAGAGGATAAAAGAAAAAATAAAGGCTGCTAAGATGAGAATTGAGAAGATAAGACGGCCATCAACAGATGTAAATGGTTTCGATGATGAATGTGTAAAAGTTTCTGTGAAATCTTCaaagagaaaaagaaaagaaaagaaggtTGATATTGATTGGGAAGATTTTGTTATTGAAACTTTGTTACTACATCAAGTTAAGGAAGAAGAAATAGAGAAAGGGTACTATAATACCTTGTTGGACCTTCATGTATTTAACTCTGGTACCTAA